In the genome of Bremerella sp. P1, the window GCCGGGAGAGGGCATATGTGAGTGCTGCGTAGTTACGGCTCCGAGTCCACGCCCAAGTTTGTTTGGGCGTGCGTTCGATGCATGCGCTGAGCGACCGATTAGGTCAGCCCGGTCAAAGGACCGTCGCCGCAGTAGTCTGGGTTGCCGAAGGTCTTTTGGGGGTAGCCCATCGCTTCGCAGATGTTCAAGAGAAGGCGGTTGTGAGGAACCTTCTTCACGTCGAGTGCCTGACCCATCTTGAAGCCGAGGCCGCCACCGACCAGGACGAATGGGATGTCGTTGTGGGTATGGGAGTTCCCCTTACCCAGTTCGTTCGTCCAGATGATCGTGGTGTTGTCGAGCATGCTTCCGTTGCCGCCTGGTTCCGGAGTTTCCGAAAGCCGTTTGGCCAGGTGAGCGACCTGCTCGCAGTACCATGTGTTGATCTTGATCAGCTTTTCGTAGGCGTCCTCGTTGCTGTCCGGTTCGTGCGACAGGCCGTGGTGCCCTTCCTCGATACCCAACCACTTCATCTTCGGCTGGCCGACGCTATTGGTAATCTGCAGCGAGGCAATCCGGTTCATGTCGTGGACGAAACCGTTGACCATCAGCTCGATCTGCATCTTGGTGATCTGCGGAATGTTGTCGTTGTCTTCGCGAACATTCGGAGGCAGTTCAGGAATGGCGTGATCGAGTTCGGCTCGCTCGTCGCCTGCTTGCTCAGCGTCTTGCTTTTGCTGCTGCGCGATTTCGGCCTGCAGTTCGAGCTCGACCTTACGCACCATTTGCATATGCGTATCAAGCAGTTGGCGGTCTTCGACGCTGATCAGCTTTTCGACCTTTTTGAAGTCGTCGGTCAGGTCATCGAGCACGCTGGCCAGCATGGCTCGGTTCTTGGCCTGGCCGTACATCTTGTCGAACATCTGGTACGGATCGTCGATCGGAGCGACCGGCTGGTTTGGCCCGGCGTACGACCAACGCGTCCAGGTATCGGCCCGATCGGGAA includes:
- a CDS encoding DUF1552 domain-containing protein; this translates as MVHQLSRRDFLQKTGISFAAANLLAGLPSLGWASQAAPKKRVVFIFSPNGVIPDHFWPKTLGSDYDMKRILKPLEPFKQQTMTIKGIGNLIKGDGDGHMRGMGCLLTGIELFPGDVQGGSDTPAGWAMGISVDQYLKNQLQANADTQTRFGSLEFGVMVPDRADTWTRWSYAGPNQPVAPIDDPYQMFDKMYGQAKNRAMLASVLDDLTDDFKKVEKLISVEDRQLLDTHMQMVRKVELELQAEIAQQQKQDAEQAGDERAELDHAIPELPPNVREDNDNIPQITKMQIELMVNGFVHDMNRIASLQITNSVGQPKMKWLGIEEGHHGLSHEPDSNEDAYEKLIKINTWYCEQVAHLAKRLSETPEPGGNGSMLDNTTIIWTNELGKGNSHTHNDIPFVLVGGGLGFKMGQALDVKKVPHNRLLLNICEAMGYPQKTFGNPDYCGDGPLTGLT